The following coding sequences lie in one Plasmodium sp. gorilla clade G2 genome assembly, chromosome: 11 genomic window:
- a CDS encoding transcription factor with AP2 domain(s), giving the protein MLDLQTNSNGNKKGMNKVEEKNMNKKWNMMGDNETNENLKNSYNNEDDEYMEAEQEESKIINKMDTYMNYSDQRTQLYPMSRTTTPNVINSISMESMNDGVIYPNISKNGLVGNEELLNNSDMKGLISEDNNNDDSNNDNTDNTDNIENIENIENIDDEDNNNNNNIYGEQDVDEYEKTHHVSHLKDNGKYSNSDDIDMGGYESANVEFEVNEKRLNHQESDEKINNNMSHMNDCDNYLDEDPGHYEEDENCKNEKLNENNNNLYLNCNSESYEENNLMKKKDVTSNTLLYKDDMIGGAYNKKNEKTSEFYENHQSDCNNNNASTYLDRMCDEEVEEDDNNDGSKNKYNMNCNKNNSSAYKEDVIKSLNCQYKEEEDDEYRDNDYNDDMNNENIKNTLLKELLIANKNASSMDPHDIGVHSGCGSNKNKAFSAIIDNLLNLKDDDEFGMKLNKFLKSEKSDIENNNNNNNNNNNNNNNAHSGSSNYHCMNSGVSKKKSMNVKGHVTKNSNDSFENLKKLKVLCVDYLRILKRLTPLWGSTDRTFESHYVNLLNNVNSNTLDNYLCCFSNIKICSVKSVFLDSIMECIEELEIIKKFKMSKEKEDCVDDKDMNDKDELNKKILEDIEKNLTKEIVEDIFQLNMRNPYIMNSHGNSNTNNNNNNNNNNNNSGSSSNNNSSSNSSSSSHNNNNNNNNNNNNNSMSCSDGESQYHQHGDNNKLSAHNLLYNMNGKHNSSTCNNAFNGYYDLKKGKDYQHNNSCGNNRNSCNLSSSQNNHTCGINHDNNYGSCGNNTSNVNYSNIFPFNCLNGNKNGISLNNNGNANATTLLNNNSNNNNNNNNSSGGANNNYSGVSSGACHKKSCNYSDENILNKLNVSIDYSSYADFNNNYIQEAEKVVEKYKNLSKLNSKDSDNMYSTCSHSSVQDNISNSNLNTYLQLKMLMSEYANTCAKNDKMKLKDLDGNMGDMNIIKYLCSQLNGGSLLEDKNISEMLQLDGESKDAKNYYDNKMKMECSSTNDINKFLQDYKLNDDDNYEDREGYTKYDREQGLLLNGNENNMNYLSSSIQNMMRKRKYYDNYILTNNNNNNSNNNNNNNNNSNNSNNNNSNNMNNNSLSDLNYLLYNTNVLKKLKMNLLENKKGNNINGTHNGLHNMNGSSSSSSLVASGVISHNEYRKKDANDIYMDENNGVSGHMTTRKAYASNKNNILNNIKNFKDILNLSQESLNKKGMGGNTYKNSFDHINPSTLYDFILSTNNANNIMENSLHLGSNNNNNMMMNHIGSNNSSINNSNHNNSNGLHNNGYHHVNNNNNNMNKKNSYDYNTDYNSKVSMNDSELSLNNHDGNNDLIINNSILGGKNLSNNKMMADGLMGYKKGDMNSKNLSPHNNNNTNSSGNNNNNNNNNNNSSGGNNKNTKNIKNNTNSTNNTNTTSSSNNNNNGSSNNYAGGKLKYEMPAGVNPNDDKVKGVYFSKSPRGVGKWNAYFQIANNKRLFTSFSVSKYGYNEARKLSILKRTEWEKEYKHHTDLKNSDGKKGKKKANSVVATTSSSSNLIKNNHHHHHHHSTKNISKGNSNSSDGSITYAKDNKLKDDGLLYSNDDEDEDDNCYMNNNKMNHLNKNTNNNNNNNNNSVLSGMLDLSNDLLDHHLTGTNKKKLNKLNNISSNHDYIKVEDNMNFFIERPKNDNIDTFNTVDLLRSSLAGEKVNSKKGHMNNNNNNNNSNNSNNNNNHFSSNSLGQAAINAYNNVMDSNKQSSINASRILSNTLGISNKYIRNLHFPSIDSHTVSNFLDAVADDQKISS; this is encoded by the exons ATGCTAGACCTACAAACTAATTCGAACGGCAATAAAAAGGGAATGAATAAggttgaagaaaaaaatatgaataagaaGTGGAATATGATGGGAGATAATGAAACTAACGAGAATTTAAAGAACAgctataataatgaagatgatgaataTATGGAAGCTGAACAAGAAGAATccaaaataattaataagaTGGATacttatatgaattattctGACCAGAGGACTCAGTTATATCCTATGAGTAGAACTACAACACCTAATGTAATAAATAGTATAAGTATGGAGAGTATGAATGATGGAGTTATATATCCTAATATATCTAAGAATGGACTTGTGGGTAATGAGGAATTATTGAATAATTCTGATATGAAAGGATTAATAagtgaagataataataatgatgatagtaataatgataatacagACAACACAGacaatattgaaaatattgaaaatattgaaaatattgatgatgaagataataataataataataatatatatggtgAACAAGATGTAGATGAATATGAAAAGACTCATCATGTCAGTCATTTAAAAGATAATGGAAAATATTCAAACAGTGATGATATAGACATGGGAGGATATGAATCTGCTAATGTTGAATTTGAAGTGAATGAAAAGAGATTAAATCATCAAGAGagtgatgaaaaaataaataataatatgagtcATATGAATGATTGTGATAATTATTTAGATGAAGATCCAGGACATtatgaagaagatgaaaattgtaagaatgaaaaattaaatgagaataataataatttatatttaaattgtaACAGTGAGAgttatgaagaaaataatttgatgaaaaaaaaagatgttACTTcaaatacattattatataaagatgaTATGATAGGTGGTGcttataataagaaaaatgagAAAACATCTGAATTTTATGAGAATCATCAATCAGattgtaataataacaatgcaAGCACTTACTTAGATAGAATGTGTGATGAAGAAGTAGaagaagatgataataatgatggtagtaagaataaatataatatgaattgtaataaaaataattcaagTGCATATAAAGAAGATGTAATAAAGTCTCTAAATTGTCAGTATAAAGAggaagaagatgatgaatatcgagataatgattataatgatgatatgaataatgagaatataaaaaatacattattaAAGGAATTATTGATAGCAAACAAAAATGCATCATCTATGGATCCCCATGACATTGGAGTTCATTCTGGATGTGGCAGTAATAAGAATAAGGCTTTTTCAGCCATAAtagataatttattaaatttaaaggATGATGATGAATTTGGAATGAAATTGAATAAATTCTTAAAAAGTGAAAAGAGTGATATAGagaataataacaacaacaacaacaataataataataataataataatgccCATAGTGGTAGTAGTAATTATCATTGTATGAATTCTGGGGTTAGTAAGAAAAAAAGTATGAATGTAAAAGGTCATGTAACCAAAAATAGTAATGATTCTTTTgagaatttaaaaaagttAAAAGTTCTTTGTGTAGATTATTTAAGAATTTTGAAACGATTAACACCATTATGGGGTTCAACCGATAGAACCTTTGAATCGCATTATGTAAacttattaaataatgtaaaCTCTAATACGTTAGATAATTATTTGTGTTGTTTTTCTAACATTAAGATATGTTCCGTGAAGAGTGTTTTTTTGGATTCTATAATGGAATGTATAGAAGAGTTAGAGATTATTAAGAAATTTAAAATGTCTAAAGAGAAGGAAGATTGTGTAGATGATAAGGATATGAATGATAAGGATGAATTAAATAAGAAGATATTAGAAGATATAGAAAAGAATTTGACAAAGGAGATTGTTGAAGATATATTTCAATTGAATATGAGAAATCCATACATAATGAACAGTCATGGAAACAGCaacacaaataataataataataataataataataataataatagtggtagtagtagtaataataatagtagtagtaatagTAGCAGTAGTAGtcataataacaacaacaacaataataataataataataataatagtatgtCATGTTCAGATGGAGAATCACAGTATCATCAACATGGAGATAATAACAAATTAAGTGcacataatttattatataacatgAATGGAAAACATAATAGTAGTACATGTAATAATGCTTTTAATGGTTattatgatttaaaaaaaggaaaagattATCAACATAATAATTCTTGTGGAAACAATAGAAATTCATGTAATTTATCTAGTTCTCAAAATAATCATACTTGTGGTATTAAccatgataataattatggaAGCTGTGGTAATAATACATCTAATGTAAATTATTCtaatatatttccttttaacTGTTTGAATGGTAATAAAAATGGTatttcattaaataataatggaaATGCAAATGCAACaacattattaaataataatagtaacaataataataataataataatagtagtggtggtgcaaataataattattctgGAGTCTCTTCAGGTGCCTGCCATAAAAAAAGTTGTAATTATtctgatgaaaatattttgaataaattaaatgtaaGTATAGACTACAGCTCATATGCcgattttaataataactaTATTCAAGAAGCAGAAAAGGTagtagaaaaatataaaaacttgAGCAAACTAAATTCTAAGGATAGTGATAATATGTATAGTACCTGTAGCCATTCTAGTGTTCAGGATAATATTAGCAATTCTAATTTGAATACTTATTTACAATTAAAAATGCTTATGTCTGAATATGCAAATACATGTgcaaaaaatgataaaatgaaACTAAAGGATTTAGATGGAAACATGGgtgatatgaatataattaagTATCTATGTTCTCAATTAAATGGCGGTTCTCTCTTAGAG GATAAGAACATTTCTGAGATGTTGCAACTTGATGGAGAATCGAAGGATGCCaagaattattatgataataagatGAAGATGGAATGCTCTAGTACTAacgatataaataaatttttgcAAGATTATAAGTtgaatgatgatgataattatgaagATAGAGAGGGATATACTAAGTATGATAGAGAACAGGGATTATTGTTGAATggtaatgaaaataatatgaattacTTATCAAGTAGTATACAAAATATGATGAGGAagagaaaatattatgataattacatattaaccaacaataataataataatagtaataataataacaataataataataatagtaacaatagtaacaataataatagtaataatatgaataataattccCTTTCtgatttaaattatttattatacaatACAAATGttttaaagaaattaaaaatgaatttacTAGAAAATAAGAAAGGTAACAATATAAATGGTACACATAATGGATTACATAATATGAAtggtagtagtagtagtagcaGTCTTGTAGCGTCTGGAGTTATAAGTCATAATGAGTATAGAAAGAAAGATGcgaatgatatatatatggatgaGAATAATGGTGTATCTGGTCATATGACTACAAGAAAGGCTTATGCAtctaataagaataatatattaaataacatAAAGAATTTTAAGGATATATTGAATTTATCTCAAGAaagtttaaataaaaaaggtatGGGTGGAAATACATATAAGAATTCATTTGATCATATAAATCCTAGTActttatatgattttatattaagTACAAATAATGCGAATAATATAATGGAGAATTCTTTACATTTAggaagtaataataataataatatgatgatGAATCATATAggtagtaataatagtagtataaataatagtaatcaTAACAATAGTAATGGATTACACAATAATGGTTATCACcatgttaataataataataacaatatgaataagaaaaatagtTATGATTATAATACGGACTATAATTCTAAAGTTAGTATGAATGATTCTGAATTGTCTTTAAATAATCATGATGGTAATAATGAtttgataataaataatagtatACTTGGAGGAAAGAATCTTAGCAACAATAAGATGATGGCAGATGGTTTAATGGGTTATAAAAAGGGTGATATGAATAGTAAGAATTTATCTCcccataataataataatactaatagtagtggtaataataataataataataataataataataatagtagtggtggtaataataagaatacgaagaatattaaaaataatacaaatagtACAAATAACACCAATACTACAAGTAGTagtaacaacaataataatggaTCAAGCAATAATTATGCAGGTggtaaattaaaatatgaaatgcCTGCAGGAGTAAATCCAAATGACGATAAAGTCAAAGGAGTATACTTTTCTAAGTCTCCTAGAGGAGTTGGTAAGTGGAATGCATACTTCCAAATAGCTAACAATAAAAGATTGTTTACAAGTTTTAGTGTTAGTAAATATGGATATAATGAAGCAAGAAAATTATCTATATTGAAAAGAACTGAGTGGGAGAAGGAGTATAAGCATCATACTGATTTGAAGAATTCTGATGGAAAGaaaggaaagaaaaaagCAAATAGTGTAGTTGCAACAACGTCTAGTAGTagtaatttaattaaaaataatcatcatcaccatcatcatcatagtacaaaaaatatatctaaagGGAATTCAAATAGTAGTGATGGATCTATAACATATgcaaaagataataaattgAAAGATGAtggtttattatattcaaatgatgatgaagatgaagatgataattgttatatgaataacaataaaatgaatcacctaaataaaaataccaacaacaataataacaataataacaatagtGTTCTCTCAGGAATGTTGGATTTATCAAATGATTTATTGGATCATCATTTGACAGGtacaaacaaaaagaaattaaacaaattgaataatatatcatctaatcatgattatattaaagtagaagataatatgaatttttttattgaacGTCCTAAAAATGATAACATAGATACATTTAATACAGTAGATTTATTACGTTCAAGTTTAGCAGGTGAAAAAGTAAATTCAAAGAAGGGTCACAtgaacaacaacaataataataataatagtaataatagtaataataataataatcatttttCTTCAAATTCATTAGGACAAGCAGCTATTAACGCATATAATAATGTCATGGATAGTAACAAGCAATCATCTATAAATGCTTCAAGAATTTTATCTAACACATTAGGAATATCAAATAAGTACATAAGAAATTTACATTTCCCATCAATAGATTCTCACACTGTGAGTAACTTCTTAGATGCAGTAGCGGATGATCAAAAGATatcttcataa
- a CDS encoding pescadillo homolog yields the protein MHIHKLKKKIKKKKEGKYLTKKNIQKKLFLSEEEFRKLCIFKGIYPKDFKEIPLKYRKKFYKHKVFYTKNDFLKISHEKIINDFRQIKIYLKKYKKYKLTLEDFTRCKNIIANFPVYKLEHIIKERYPILSYAIEHLDDALSCIIAYSQLPTNHKYGIQNNMVKTCELLKDHFHYYVYKTNKIKKAFITVKGYYLQAEILKKKVTWIIPHIFTPYIDTSIDFKLISDFIEYYIALLKFVLFKLYKLDNMFYPPQQDEQLKNEKLTHLSYDKDYTTNKNNLNINMDEQTQNISNQNKDEHLSKCQEDKSKKKNNNNKSDNNLYEGTTKRNNNNHHHMGMENNLDLNKNKEKNKNCTNHIIDKRDQEDDHHQESDHHQESDHHQESDHHQESDHHQEADHHQKGDHHQEVDHHQEGDHHTDISEHNKLKELFKNYIFYIHNDMPFDVLSIIILSCGGKISWKSSICPIPYDDTNITHEIYEKDKNNIHLSNSENEYKRIHIQPQYIFDCLNEKKILSCSDYLTDKENLPVHLSPFIEDDNFKNLVKKEEYTINKILNQKIKEEQYNKDLSNQNNIFKTQNYNEEEDDRETANLILNNKRQAALNNQLEIENEHIHQEKQYNHNINNTQNKTNQIIKIQNLKTQQEEIQRHKIVLSKKKRKLYARMDMAQKKQQATIDKFMKKINKNKNK from the coding sequence aTGCATATACacaaattgaaaaaaaagattaaaaAGAAGAAGGAAGGGAAGTACCTTACTAAAAAAAACATTCAGAAGAAATTATTTTTGAGTGAAGAAGAATTTCGTAAGCTTTGTATTTTTAAAGGAATATATCCAAAAGATTTTAAAGAAATTCCATTAAAATATCGAAAGAAATTTTATAAGCATAAAGTGTTTTATACCAAaaatgattttttaaaaatatcacatgaaaaaataattaatgattttagacaaataaaaatatatttaaagaaatataaaaaatataaattaacatTAGAAGATTTTACTCgttgtaaaaatattatagcAAATTTCCCTGTATATAAATTAGAACATATAATTAAAGAAAGATATCCTATATTATCTTATGCAATCGAACATTTAGATGATGCCTTAAGTTGTATTATTGCTTATTCTCAATTACCTACTAATCATAAATATGgaattcaaaataatatggtTAAAACATGTGAACTATTAAAAGATCATTTccattattatgtatataaaacaaataaaattaaaaaagcaTTTATAACTGTTAAAGGATATTATTTACAAGcagaaattttaaaaaaaaaagttacaTGGATTATACCTCATATATTCACACCTTATATTGATACATCAATtgattttaaattaatatctgATTTtattgaatattatatagcACTCTTGAAATTTGtattattcaaattatataaGTTAGATAATATGTTCTATCCACCGCAACAAGATGAACAACTCAAAAATGAAAAGCTTACTCATCTTTCTTATGACAAAGATTATACtacaaataagaataatttaaatatcaATATGGATGAACAAACACAAAACATAAGTAAtcaaaataaagatgaaCATCTTTCCAAGTGTCAGGAAGacaaatcaaaaaaaaaaaataataataacaaatctGATAATAATCTATATGAAGGTACTACCAagagaaataataataatcatcatcatatGGGCATGGAAAATAATTTGGatctaaataaaaataaagaaaaaaataaaaattgtacTAATCATATAATTGATAAAAGGGATCAGGAAGATGATCATCATCAAGAAAGTGATCATCATCAAGAAAGTGATCATCATCAAGAAAGTGATCATCATCAAGAATCTGATCATCATCAAGAAGCTGATCATCATCAAAAAGGCGATCATCATCAAGAAGTTGATCATCATCAAGAAGGTGATCATCATACTGATATATCTGAACAtaacaaattaaaagaattatttaaaaactacatattttatattcacaATGATATGCCTTTCGATGTACtatctattattattttatcatgTGGAGGGAAAATATCTTGGAAATCAAGTATATGCCCAATACCTTATGATGATACTAATATTACTCATGAgatatatgaaaaagataaaaataatattcatttgaGTAATTctgaaaatgaatataaaagaatcCACATACAaccacaatatatatttgattgcttaaatgaaaaaaagatTTTATCATGTTCAGATTATCTAAcagataaagaaaatttaCCTGTGCATTTGTCACCATTCATTGAAgatgataattttaaaaatctagttaaaaaagaagaatataccataaataaaatactcaatcaaaaaattaaagaagaacaatataataaagatcTATCAAATCaaaacaatatttttaaaacacAAAATTATAAcgaagaagaagatgatCGTGAAACAGCTAATCTTATTCTAAACAATAAAAGACAAGCAGCTTTAAATAATCAACTAGAAATAGAAAATGAACATATTCATCAagaaaaacaatataatcataatataaacaatacacaaaataaaacaaatcaaattataaaaatacaaaatttaAAAACACAACAAGAAGAAATACAAAGACATAAAATAGTACTTAgcaaaaagaaaagaaagttATATGCACGTATGGATATGGCACAGAAAAAACAACAAGCAACCATAGACAAatttatgaagaaaataaataaaaataaaaataaataa
- a CDS encoding prefoldin, putative, with protein MSNLYDILGKAVINKEKKDEFQNLILKSEGFIDDVLHEKLRERQKKRDEILQDLFDMEILIENLKLFLNMKDKNEVETLTCLGCDSYVYADIINKNKIFIQLGYEFYLEMTLEEAIKFLKKKINLYEEKLSYWNKQISQVKAHIQILMRAISNLT; from the exons ATGAGCAAcctttatgatatattaggTAAAGCAGTTATTAATAAAGAGAAGAAAGACGAGTTTCAAAATTTAATCCTTAAGAGTGAAGGATTTATTGATGATGTGCTGCACGAAAAGCTGAGAGAAcgacaaaaaaaaagggatGAAATTTTACAAGATCTTTTTGATAT GGAAATATTAATTGAGAATCTTAAGCTCTTTCTTAATATgaaagataaaaatgaagtaGAGACTTTGACTTGCCTGGGGTGTGATAGTTATGTTTACGCTGACAT tataaataaaaataagatttTTATACAGCTAGGATACGAATTTTACTTAGAAATGACACTTGAAGAGGCAATAAAATTtcttaagaaaaaaataaatctatATGAAGA gaaATTGTCCTACTGGAATAAGCAGATATCACAAGTTAAGGCTCACATCCAAATT ctGATGAGAGCAATTTCGAATCTTACATAA